CATTCCTACCAGCACGCTACCGGCAATACGCATTGTTGCGCATGTTTCAAACTTGTGTTTGATTGGCTTTTTAAACAGCTAAAGAGAGAGTAAATGCTATGACAGCATCGTTATCGCGAGTTCAGTTACGCGTGCGGGGTTATCACCTAGATGGCTATGGCCACGTTAATAACGCCCGCTACCTTGAATTTATGGAGGAGGGGCGCTGGGATTTTTTTGATCAATACCCCGAAATGATTCAAACGCTTCATAAGGCTGGAAGAGCGTTTGTTGTCGTCAATCTGAATATTGATTATCTAGCCGCGGCGCGCCATGGTGATGATTTGGAAATTCTCACCGGTATTGTCCACCTGGGAGAGCGCAGTGGGCTATGCCATCACCGTATTATCCGTAATGACGGTACGCTGATTGCTCAGGCGGATTTAACGTTTGTGCTATTAGAGCAAAAGGCTAATAAAGCTGCCGCCATTGCGGGTGATGTGCGTGAAACGCTGAGCGCATTAACGGTCACAAAAGAGGCATTTATCCTCTAAAAGGCTTTGCTGGGCTCTCTGGCTGCCCTTGGTGCTTTTGCGGTGGTATGATGGGGAATATTTGCGCGCCCAGATGCTGCGCCTTCATGGGCGGTATTTTTAAGCGCTTTCAACTCTCGCAGTGCCAAGGATCTGACTTTCATGGGTGACATCGCCAGAGAAATCTTGCCCGTCAATATTGAAGACGAGCTTAAGCAGTCGTATCTCGACTATGCGATGAGTGTCATTATCGGTCGCGCGTTACCCGACGTACGTGACGGCCTAAAACCGGTTCACCGGCGTGTGCTGTTTGCCATGCATGAACTGGGTAATGAGTGGAATAAACCGTATAAGAAGTCGGCGCGTGTCGTTGGCGATGTTATCGGTAAATACCACCCGCACGGCGATAGCGCGGTTTACGACACCATCGTTCGTATGGCTCAGCACTTTTCAATGCGTCACGTGCTGGTCGACGGTCAGGGTAACTTCGGTTCTATTGATGGGGATAACGCGGCGGCTATGCGTTATACCGAGGTGCGCATGTCGCGCCTTGCTCATGAGCTCCTAGCTGATCTTGAAAAAGATACCGTCGATTGGGTAGACAACTACGATGGCACCGAGCGTATTCCCGCCGTGCTGCCCACCAAAGTGCCCAACCTGCTGATCAACGGCTCGTCCGGTATCGCTGTAGGCATGGCGACGAATATTCCACCGCATAACATGCGTGAAGTGATTGCCGGCTGCTTGGCGCTCATCGACGACTACACGCTGTCGGTGGACGACCTGATGGAGTATATCCCTGGCCCTGATTTCCCCACCGGTGCGATTATCAATGGCCGCGCGGGCATTTTGTCTGCCTATCGTACTGGCCGTGGGCGTATTTACGTGCGCGCCTGCCATACGATTGAGCATCACGATAAAACCGGTCGCGACCACATTATCATCACCGAATTGCCATATCAGGTGAACAAGGCGCGGTTGATTGAGAAAATCGCCGAGCTGGTAAAAGAGAAGAAAATTGAAGGCATCGCCGAGCTGCGCGATGAGTCGGATAAAGACGGCCTGCGCGTGGTGATTGAAATCAAGCGCGGCGAGTCCGGCGAAGTAGTGGTCAATAACCTGTTTGCCCAGACGCAGCTACAGAACGTGTTCGGGATTAACATGGTGGCGCTTGAAAACGGCCAGCCGCGCACGCTGAATCTCAAAGAAATGCTTGAGGCATTCATTCGCCACCGTCGCGAAGTGGTGACTCGGCGTACGCTTTATGAGCTGAAAAAAGCGCGTGAGCGCGGCCATCTGCTTGAAGGTTTGGCTGTCGCCATCTCGAATATCGATGAAGTGATTGAGCTGATTAAAGCCTCGCCCAACGCGGCAGAAGCGCGTGAAAAGCTGCTGGCTAAAATCTGGCCGCCTGGCCAAGTCACCGCGATGCTGGAGCGGGCGGGCGCTACGTCATGTAAGCCAGAAGAGTTAGACGAAGGGTTCGGCTTAAACACGGCAGCCACGTCGTATCGTCTGTCGCCTGCCCAGGCTCAAGCCATCCTTGAGCTGCGCTTGCATCGTTTGACGGGTCTTGAGACAGAGAAACTCCTTGATGAGTATCTGTCTATTCTGTCGAAAATTGCTGAGCTGACCGAGATTTTGGCCTCGGCAGATCGCTTGATGGAAGTTATTCGTGAAGAGCTGAACGCCGTGCGCGATCAGTTTGCTGACGACCGTCGTACTGAAATCCAGGCCAGTCATCTAGATCTTTCGATTGAAGATTTGATTGCAGAAGAAGACATGGTTGTCACCGTGTCGCGCTCTGGCTATGCCAAGACGCAGCCGCTGTCGGATTATCAGGCGCAGCGTCGTGGCGGTCGCGGTAAGTCCGCAACGGCGATGAAAGATGAAGATGTCATCGAGCACCTGCTGGTGGCATCGACGCACGATACCGTGCTGCTGTTCTCTAACCGCGGCAAAGTGTACTGGCTGAAAGTGTATGAAATGCCGAACGCTAGCCGTGGCTCACGCGGTAAGCCGCTGGTGAACATGCTGCCGCTAGAAGAAGGCGAGGCGGTCAACGCTATCCTGCCGGTACGTGACTACGATCCGGAGCACTATATTTTCTTCGCGACAGCCAAAGGCACCGTGAAACGCACCAGTCTTGAGCAGTTCTCGCGGCCGCGCAGCGTCGGTCTTATTGCGATTGATCTGGAAGAAGGTGACCGCCTCGTCGGTGCGGCCATTACCACGGGTGATGACCATGCCATGCTGCTGTCGTCTAACGGCAAGGCTATTCGCTTTGAAGAGGGCAATGCCCGTGCCATGGGCCGTACCGCCCGCGGTGTGCGCGGCATGCGTTTGGCGGGCGATGCGGAAGTCATCAGCCTGATTATTCCGAAGAGTCAGCAGATTGATGCGGAAGCTGATGCCGAAGGCGAAACGCAAGACGCCTCAGCTGAGAGCGCTGTGGCCGAAACGGCCGACGGTCAGATCTACATCATGACCGCCAGTGAAAATGGCTACGGCAAGCGTACGCGTCTTGAAGAGTTCCCGCTGCGTGGCCGCGGTGGTCAGGGTGTTATCGCTATGCAAACCAGCGAGCGTAATGGCGCGCTGGTGGCGGCGATGCAGGTTTATGACAGCGATGAAATGATGCTGATCACTGACCGTGGAACGCTTGTGCGTACCCGCGTAGAAGAAGTTTCTACCACGTCGCGTAATACCCAGGGCGTGATGCTGATTCGCCTGGGTAAAGAAGAGAAGCTGGTCAAGACGGTTCGCGTTGATGAACCGGAAGAAATCGATGGGCCGGAAGAAGCTGATGAGCTTAGCGCTCTTGTTGAGGGCGATCTTGAAGAGAGCGGCCTTGAAGATGCCGAGGCAGGCGAATCATCCGATGATGCACAGGAAACGGGGACTGATGACACGTCATTATAATTTCTGCGCAGGGCCTGCGGCCCTGCCAGTAGCCGTGCTTGAACGGGCGCGTGAAGAGTTGCTGGATTACCAAGGCCGTGGCCTTTCTGTTATGGAAATGAGCCACCGCAGCGATGAGTTTATCGCCATTGCAGAGCGTGCTGAGGTCGATTTTCGCCAGCTGCTGAGCGTGCCGGAGAACTATAAAGTACTGTTTTTGCAAGGTGGCGCTAGCATGCAGTTTGCCATGCTGCCGATGAACTTGCTGGGCCAGGGCGGTAGCGCCAACTTTATCCAGACGGGTATCTGGGGTTCAAAAGCGCTCTCTGAGGCTAAGCGACTTGGTTTCGAGTGTCATGTGTCGGCCAGCAGCGAGCCCAATGGACATACCGCGGTGCCCGCACGCGATAGCATCAAGCTGAGTGGCGATGCAGGCTACCTGCATTACACCTCTAACGAAACGATTGGTGGCCTGGAGTTTGACTATACGCCCGACACGCAGCGCGCTGATGGCCGGCATGTGCCGTTGGTCTGTGATATGTCGTCAAATATTCTCTCGGGTCCCATCGACGTTAGCGAGTTTGGCGTGATCTACGCTGGCGCACAGAAGAATATTGGTCCTGCTGGTTTAACGCTCGCGGTCGTTCGTGACGATCTGCTAGGCCAGGCGCAGGCGAATATTCCCTCTCTATTTGACTATAAAATGCTGGCTGACGCAGGGTCGATGGTGAATACCCCGCCAACCTACGCATGGTACTTGGCCGGTTTAGTCTTTCAGTGGTTGAAGGATGACGTTGGCGGTTTGGCTGCTATGGACGCTATTAATCAACGTAAAGCCGACAAGCTGTATGCCGCGATTGACGCCAGCGATTTTTATAGCAACCCCATTGCCAAGGCCAATCGTTCGCGGATGAACGTGCCTTTTGTATTGGCCGATGCGGCGCTGGATAAAGCATTCTTACAACAAGCCGATACCGCAGGTTTGCTGAATTTGAAAGGCCACCGTAGCGTCGGTGGTATGCGTGCCAGCCTGTATAACGCGGTGCCTGAGTCTGCGGTAGATGCATTAATTGCGTTTATGGCTGATTTCGAACAAACAAGGGGCTAAATCACCATGTCCAATTCGTCGATCAACTTAGACGAGTTTCGCCAGCGTATCGATCAGCTTGATAGCGAGATTCTAACGCTGATCAGCGAGCGCGCTAGCTGCGCTCAGCAGGTAGCCAACGTTAAGCTGGCTGAAGACAACGACGCGGTATTTTATCGCCCTGAGCGAGAAGCTCAGGTGCTGCGCCGCATTATGGCTTTGAACAAAGGGCCGCTTGACTCCGAAGAAATGGCGCGTCTATTTCGGGAAATAATGTCGGCCTGCTTGGCATTAGAGCAGCCGGTTAAAGTGGCGTATTTAGGTCCTGAGGGTACGTTTACCCAGCAGGCGGCGCTCAAGCACTTTGGTGAAAGCGCCGTTAGCCTGCCAATGGCGGCTATTGATGAAGTGTTTCGCGAGGTAGAAGCGGGTGCCGTTCATTATGGCGTTGTGCCCGTAGAGAACTCCACTGAAGGGGTGGT
This DNA window, taken from Vreelandella profundi, encodes the following:
- a CDS encoding acyl-CoA thioesterase; translation: MTASLSRVQLRVRGYHLDGYGHVNNARYLEFMEEGRWDFFDQYPEMIQTLHKAGRAFVVVNLNIDYLAAARHGDDLEILTGIVHLGERSGLCHHRIIRNDGTLIAQADLTFVLLEQKANKAAAIAGDVRETLSALTVTKEAFIL
- the gyrA gene encoding DNA gyrase subunit A — translated: MGDIAREILPVNIEDELKQSYLDYAMSVIIGRALPDVRDGLKPVHRRVLFAMHELGNEWNKPYKKSARVVGDVIGKYHPHGDSAVYDTIVRMAQHFSMRHVLVDGQGNFGSIDGDNAAAMRYTEVRMSRLAHELLADLEKDTVDWVDNYDGTERIPAVLPTKVPNLLINGSSGIAVGMATNIPPHNMREVIAGCLALIDDYTLSVDDLMEYIPGPDFPTGAIINGRAGILSAYRTGRGRIYVRACHTIEHHDKTGRDHIIITELPYQVNKARLIEKIAELVKEKKIEGIAELRDESDKDGLRVVIEIKRGESGEVVVNNLFAQTQLQNVFGINMVALENGQPRTLNLKEMLEAFIRHRREVVTRRTLYELKKARERGHLLEGLAVAISNIDEVIELIKASPNAAEAREKLLAKIWPPGQVTAMLERAGATSCKPEELDEGFGLNTAATSYRLSPAQAQAILELRLHRLTGLETEKLLDEYLSILSKIAELTEILASADRLMEVIREELNAVRDQFADDRRTEIQASHLDLSIEDLIAEEDMVVTVSRSGYAKTQPLSDYQAQRRGGRGKSATAMKDEDVIEHLLVASTHDTVLLFSNRGKVYWLKVYEMPNASRGSRGKPLVNMLPLEEGEAVNAILPVRDYDPEHYIFFATAKGTVKRTSLEQFSRPRSVGLIAIDLEEGDRLVGAAITTGDDHAMLLSSNGKAIRFEEGNARAMGRTARGVRGMRLAGDAEVISLIIPKSQQIDAEADAEGETQDASAESAVAETADGQIYIMTASENGYGKRTRLEEFPLRGRGGQGVIAMQTSERNGALVAAMQVYDSDEMMLITDRGTLVRTRVEEVSTTSRNTQGVMLIRLGKEEKLVKTVRVDEPEEIDGPEEADELSALVEGDLEESGLEDAEAGESSDDAQETGTDDTSL
- the serC gene encoding 3-phosphoserine/phosphohydroxythreonine transaminase, whose protein sequence is MTRHYNFCAGPAALPVAVLERAREELLDYQGRGLSVMEMSHRSDEFIAIAERAEVDFRQLLSVPENYKVLFLQGGASMQFAMLPMNLLGQGGSANFIQTGIWGSKALSEAKRLGFECHVSASSEPNGHTAVPARDSIKLSGDAGYLHYTSNETIGGLEFDYTPDTQRADGRHVPLVCDMSSNILSGPIDVSEFGVIYAGAQKNIGPAGLTLAVVRDDLLGQAQANIPSLFDYKMLADAGSMVNTPPTYAWYLAGLVFQWLKDDVGGLAAMDAINQRKADKLYAAIDASDFYSNPIAKANRSRMNVPFVLADAALDKAFLQQADTAGLLNLKGHRSVGGMRASLYNAVPESAVDALIAFMADFEQTRG